From a single Fusobacterium ulcerans ATCC 49185 genomic region:
- a CDS encoding helix-turn-helix transcriptional regulator: MKIDRLLSIVIVLLEQNKISAAKLAEMFEVTPRTIYRDIEAIQAAGIPIVTYAGVNGGIGILEKYKIDKKFFTKEDITTLMTGLGSISSSVSNVELNKVLTKLQSLIPEEHIQEIKLKSGQIIIDLTTWSGNKKLQSNLNKIKEALNERKYLEFHYLDGNGRSSKRKVEPYQLLWKEEKWYMNSYCILRNDFRLFKLARISHLKVLEETFSLRKFDIKDLEMNWIEKRIINIKLLADISLKERILERCEEDRIIYCNENKMIVDFPFVDDDFDYEELLSYGNRCECLEPAEVREKLIKMIKDMMKVYE; this comes from the coding sequence TTGAAAATTGACAGACTCCTTTCTATTGTAATAGTACTTCTTGAGCAAAATAAAATAAGTGCAGCTAAATTAGCTGAGATGTTTGAAGTAACTCCAAGGACTATTTATAGGGATATAGAAGCAATACAGGCAGCAGGAATACCCATTGTTACTTATGCTGGTGTCAATGGAGGTATTGGTATTTTAGAAAAATATAAAATAGATAAAAAATTTTTTACTAAAGAAGATATAACTACCCTTATGACAGGATTAGGAAGTATATCTTCATCAGTTTCCAATGTTGAATTAAATAAAGTGCTTACAAAATTACAAAGCCTTATTCCAGAAGAGCATATTCAGGAGATAAAGCTGAAATCAGGGCAGATAATAATTGATTTGACTACATGGAGCGGGAATAAGAAGCTCCAAAGTAATCTTAATAAAATAAAAGAAGCTTTAAATGAAAGAAAATATCTCGAGTTCCATTATTTAGATGGAAATGGAAGAAGTTCAAAAAGAAAAGTAGAACCTTATCAGCTTTTATGGAAAGAGGAAAAATGGTATATGAATAGTTATTGTATTTTAAGAAATGACTTTCGGCTTTTTAAACTGGCAAGGATTTCTCATTTGAAAGTACTTGAAGAAACGTTTTCTTTAAGAAAATTTGATATAAAGGATTTGGAAATGAACTGGATAGAAAAAAGGATAATAAATATAAAACTTCTTGCTGATATTTCTCTAAAAGAAAGGATACTTGAAAGATGTGAAGAAGATAGAATAATTTATTGCAATGAAAATAAAATGATAGTTGACTTTCCCTTTGTAGATGATGATTTTGATTATGAGGAACTTCTTAGTTATGGAAATAGATGTGAATGTCTGGAACCAGCAGAAGTACGAGAAAAACTTATAAAAATGATAAAAGATATGATGAAGGTGTATGAATAA
- a CDS encoding hydroxyacid dehydrogenase, producing MSYKVLIPQAVAKEGVEILKNSGFEVKYGSGATEEDLIKDVVDCEAILLRTAPCTEAVLKAGKNLKIVARHGAGYNNVDLEAAAKLGIWVTNAPDSTTNTVAEFVLGAILSISKRIFLMNKKIKDGDFFFKNNHKGIDLAGKKLGVVGFGRIGRKVAYKAFHGLEMEILAYDPFLSEENCPDYVAICDWENIFKEADIISLHMPLIKENIGCVGKKEFDNMKKSAYLINCARGEVVNEKELIETLEKQNIAGAFLDVFEQEPPSKDNPLLSMENVIVTPHMASNTEECMILMAVQAASEIVKVLSNEKPCWPVNNPIKNK from the coding sequence ATGTCATATAAAGTATTAATACCACAAGCAGTGGCAAAAGAGGGAGTAGAGATACTAAAAAACTCAGGCTTTGAAGTAAAATATGGTTCAGGAGCAACAGAAGAAGACCTGATAAAGGATGTAGTAGATTGTGAAGCTATTTTGTTAAGAACAGCTCCATGTACAGAAGCGGTACTAAAAGCAGGTAAAAATTTAAAAATTGTAGCAAGGCATGGTGCAGGATACAATAATGTTGATTTAGAAGCAGCAGCTAAACTAGGAATTTGGGTGACTAATGCACCAGATTCTACCACTAATACAGTAGCAGAGTTTGTATTGGGAGCTATCTTGTCAATTTCTAAAAGAATCTTTTTAATGAATAAAAAGATAAAAGATGGAGATTTTTTCTTTAAAAATAATCATAAAGGAATAGATTTAGCAGGGAAAAAATTGGGAGTTGTTGGATTTGGTCGTATAGGAAGAAAAGTAGCTTATAAAGCTTTTCATGGATTAGAAATGGAAATACTTGCTTATGACCCATTTTTATCAGAAGAAAATTGTCCTGACTATGTAGCTATTTGTGATTGGGAAAATATATTTAAAGAAGCAGATATTATATCATTGCATATGCCTCTTATTAAAGAAAATATTGGATGTGTAGGTAAGAAAGAATTTGATAATATGAAAAAATCAGCTTATCTTATAAACTGTGCTCGTGGAGAAGTAGTAAATGAGAAAGAACTTATTGAAACATTAGAAAAACAGAATATTGCTGGAGCATTTTTAGATGTATTTGAACAAGAGCCACCATCAAAAGATAATCCACTCTTATCAATGGAGAATGTAATTGTCACTCCACATATGGCTTCAAATACAGAAGAGTGCATGATACTCATGGCAGTACAGGCAGCTTCTGAAATTGTTAAAGTTTTATCAAATGAAAAACCTTGCTGGCCAGTTAATAACCCAATAAAAAATAAGTAA
- a CDS encoding pyridoxamine 5'-phosphate oxidase family protein, protein MDLLKEFYEIMEKQVDIALATSVNDIPNVRIVSFYFCPDKNILYFGTFKDEVKTKEFEKNNKVSFTTIPKESEKFVRTNCGIVKKSDLSMSDFEQVICEKIPDYKEIIDNFADKLVLYEISFKEATITMEYEEYKITL, encoded by the coding sequence ATGGATTTGCTTAAAGAATTTTATGAAATAATGGAAAAACAGGTTGATATTGCATTAGCTACAAGTGTAAATGATATACCAAATGTCAGAATAGTAAGTTTTTATTTCTGTCCAGATAAAAATATTCTATATTTTGGTACTTTTAAAGATGAAGTAAAAACAAAAGAATTTGAAAAAAACAATAAAGTATCTTTTACAACTATTCCAAAAGAAAGTGAAAAATTTGTACGTACAAATTGTGGAATAGTTAAAAAAAGTGATCTCTCTATGTCTGATTTTGAACAGGTAATTTGTGAAAAAATACCTGATTACAAAGAAATAATAGATAACTTTGCAGATAAACTTGTCTTATATGAAATTTCTTTTAAAGAAGCTACTATCACAATGGAATATGAAGAATACAAAATAACTCTATAA
- the hutI gene encoding imidazolonepropionase — MKADLLLYNIGTLVTSRELDKKDFGNTMENIEILKNAYLAVEDGKILQIGIGDVPQNLKSEWTRVIDAEGKVVTPGIIDSHTHLVHYGSRENELPMKLKGVPYLEILRNGGGILSTVKATRKATRYELFDKAYEVLDRMLCFGVTTVEAKSGYGLDLENEIKQLEVNKKLDEKHPIDIVSTFMGAHAIPEEFKGNTEGYIEEIIKMFPVIKEKKLAEFCDIFCEDEVFSVEESRKILNEAKKQGFMLKIHADEIVSLGGGELAGEVGAVSSEHLMAVSDEGIKSLEKNGVIADILPATSFNLGKAYAPVRKMINEGVNVAVSTDYNPGSCPCENMQLVMQICSSQLRMTPPEIFKAVTLNGARAVKREDSIGSLEIGKKADFVIFDTNNLNYIFYNFGINHVKDVFKEGKQVVKNRHICYK; from the coding sequence ATGAAAGCAGATTTGCTATTATATAATATTGGAACTCTGGTAACTTCCAGAGAATTAGACAAAAAAGACTTTGGTAATACTATGGAAAATATAGAAATATTAAAAAATGCTTATCTGGCTGTAGAAGATGGAAAAATACTTCAAATTGGAATAGGAGATGTTCCCCAAAATTTAAAATCAGAATGGACAAGAGTTATAGATGCAGAAGGAAAAGTAGTAACTCCTGGAATAATAGATTCACACACACATCTTGTACATTATGGGTCTAGAGAAAATGAACTTCCTATGAAATTAAAAGGAGTGCCTTATCTTGAAATATTGAGAAATGGTGGTGGAATTCTCAGTACAGTAAAGGCTACAAGAAAGGCTACAAGATATGAACTTTTTGATAAAGCATATGAAGTGTTAGACAGAATGCTTTGTTTTGGAGTAACTACAGTAGAAGCAAAAAGTGGATATGGACTTGATTTGGAAAATGAAATAAAGCAATTGGAAGTAAATAAAAAGCTTGATGAAAAACACCCTATTGATATAGTTTCAACATTTATGGGGGCACATGCTATACCAGAAGAATTTAAAGGAAATACAGAAGGTTATATTGAAGAAATAATAAAAATGTTTCCTGTAATAAAGGAAAAGAAACTTGCAGAATTTTGTGATATTTTTTGTGAAGATGAAGTATTTTCAGTAGAAGAAAGCAGAAAAATATTGAATGAAGCTAAAAAACAGGGGTTTATGTTGAAAATACATGCTGATGAAATAGTATCTCTTGGTGGAGGAGAGCTAGCAGGAGAGGTTGGAGCTGTTTCTTCAGAGCATCTTATGGCAGTAAGTGATGAAGGAATAAAAAGTTTGGAAAAAAATGGTGTAATTGCTGATATTCTTCCTGCTACATCTTTTAATCTAGGAAAAGCCTATGCTCCAGTAAGAAAGATGATTAATGAAGGAGTGAATGTAGCTGTTTCAACTGATTATAATCCAGGTTCATGTCCTTGTGAAAATATGCAGCTGGTAATGCAGATATGCTCTTCCCAACTTAGAATGACTCCACCTGAAATATTTAAAGCTGTAACTCTTAATGGAGCAAGGGCAGTAAAAAGAGAAGACAGTATAGGGAGTCTTGAAATTGGAAAAAAGGCAGATTTTGTAATATTTGATACAAATAACCTAAATTATATATTCTATAATTTTGGAATAAATCATGTGAAGGATGTATTTAAAGAAGGGAAACAAGTAGTAAAAAACAGACATATCTGCTATAAATAA
- the hutH gene encoding histidine ammonia-lyase — translation MRLVIGDRRLTLEDLINVTRKGYKVEISKEAYKKVAEARELVDRYVKEKKVSYGITTGFGKFSDTVISEEQTGLLQKNLIMSHSCGVGNPLPVDMAKGIMLLRVVNLSKGYSGVRKIVLDTLVDMLNKDITPFIPEKGSLGASGDLAPLSHMVLVMLGMGKAYVNGELLDGAEAMEKAGVPVLEELSSKEGLALINGTQVMTSIGAHVTYDAINLMKHLDIAGALTMEALNGITCAFDPRVHEVRGHQGQIRTAENFRNILKESKCTTKQGKMRTQDPYTLRCIPQIHGASKDALEYIREKVEIEMDAVTDNPIIFCDTDDVISGGNFHGQPMALPFDFLGIAISEMANVSERRIERLVNPHLNCGLPAFLVENGGVNSGFMIVQYSAASLVSENKVLAHPASVDSIPSSANQEDHVSMGTIAARKAGEILKNARKVIAMEILSACQGIDLKKVNKVLGIGTEKAYTVVRESVSYYDKDRVMNLDINAVEELIERNSIVENVEKVIGELKI, via the coding sequence ATGAGATTGGTAATAGGAGATAGAAGACTTACATTAGAAGATCTGATTAATGTTACAAGAAAAGGATATAAGGTAGAAATCTCAAAAGAAGCATATAAAAAGGTAGCAGAAGCTAGAGAGCTTGTAGATAGATATGTAAAAGAAAAGAAGGTATCTTATGGAATAACAACAGGATTTGGAAAATTTTCTGATACAGTTATTTCAGAAGAGCAGACTGGATTGCTTCAAAAAAATCTAATAATGAGTCATTCATGTGGAGTTGGAAATCCTCTTCCAGTAGATATGGCAAAAGGAATAATGCTTCTTAGAGTAGTAAATTTATCAAAGGGATATTCAGGAGTAAGAAAAATAGTTTTAGATACATTAGTGGATATGCTTAATAAAGATATAACTCCATTTATTCCAGAAAAAGGATCATTGGGAGCTTCAGGAGATTTGGCACCATTATCACATATGGTATTGGTAATGCTTGGAATGGGAAAAGCATATGTAAATGGAGAACTTTTAGATGGAGCAGAGGCTATGGAAAAAGCTGGAGTTCCTGTTCTTGAAGAGCTTTCGTCAAAAGAGGGACTAGCACTTATTAATGGGACACAGGTAATGACATCAATTGGGGCTCATGTAACATATGATGCAATCAATCTTATGAAACATTTGGATATAGCTGGGGCACTTACTATGGAAGCTTTGAATGGAATAACTTGTGCATTTGATCCTAGAGTTCATGAAGTGAGAGGACATCAAGGGCAGATAAGAACTGCTGAAAATTTCAGAAATATTCTTAAGGAAAGTAAATGTACAACTAAACAAGGAAAAATGAGAACTCAAGACCCATATACATTGAGATGTATACCTCAAATACATGGAGCTAGTAAAGATGCACTTGAATATATAAGAGAAAAAGTGGAAATAGAAATGGATGCAGTAACTGATAATCCAATAATTTTCTGTGACACTGATGATGTTATTTCAGGAGGAAACTTTCATGGACAGCCTATGGCACTTCCATTTGACTTCTTAGGAATAGCAATATCAGAAATGGCAAATGTTTCTGAAAGAAGAATAGAAAGACTTGTAAATCCTCATCTTAATTGTGGACTTCCAGCATTTCTAGTTGAGAATGGAGGAGTAAATTCAGGGTTTATGATAGTACAATATAGTGCTGCATCTCTTGTATCTGAGAATAAAGTTTTGGCTCATCCAGCTTCTGTGGATTCTATACCTTCATCAGCAAATCAGGAAGATCATGTATCTATGGGAACTATAGCAGCAAGAAAAGCAGGAGAAATATTGAAAAATGCAAGAAAAGTGATAGCTATGGAAATATTATCAGCTTGTCAGGGAATTGATCTTAAAAAAGTAAATAAAGTTCTAGGAATTGGAACTGAAAAAGCCTATACTGTAGTGAGAGAATCAGTATCATATTATGATAAAGATAGAGTGATGAATCTTGATATTAATGCAGTGGAAGAATTAATTGAAAGAAATAGCATAGTAGAAAATGTAGAAAAAGTTATAGGGGAATTAAAGATATAA
- a CDS encoding urocanate hydratase: MKNKDIFNAMTIKLTAQDIPEKMPEMDLKIRRAPKRVVHLEKDEIELALKNALRYIPEEYHEMLAPEFLNELMEHGRIYGYRFRPEGRIYGKPIDEYTGRCTEAKAMQVMIDNNLDFEIALYPYELVTYGETGQVCQNWMQYRLIKKYLENLTQDQTLVVASGHPTGLFRSNPYAPRAIITNALMVGAFDDYDNWARAAAIGVANYGQMTAGGWMYIGPQGIVHGTYSTILNAARLFCGVPKDGDLTGKLFVTSGLGGMSGAQGKATVIAKGVGIVAEVDISRIHTRLEQGWVDKIAWTPEEAFNIAKKKQEAKVPYAIAFHGNIVDLLEYADKNNVHIDLLSDQTSCHAVYDGGYCPAGITFEERTRLLAEDRETFNKLIDKTLRRHYEVIKKLTSKGVYFFDYGNSFLKAIYDIGVKEISKNGRDDKGGFIFPSYVEDILGPELFDYGYGPFRWVCLSGKKEDLLKTDHAALELVDPERRYQDRDNYMWIKDADKNGLVVGTQARIFYQDAMSRTRVALKFNEMVRNGEIGPVMLGRDHHDVSGTDSPFRETSNIKDGSNIMADMATQCFAGNAARGMTMIALHNGGGVGIGKSINGGFGMVLDGSHRVDEILMQAMPWDVMGGVARRAWARNPHSIETVIEYNNNNKGTDHITLPYIASDELIKKLVAEKIK; this comes from the coding sequence ATGAAAAACAAAGATATATTTAATGCAATGACAATAAAACTGACAGCTCAGGATATACCAGAAAAAATGCCTGAAATGGACTTAAAGATAAGAAGAGCTCCTAAAAGGGTGGTTCATCTGGAGAAGGATGAAATTGAACTAGCATTAAAAAATGCTTTGAGGTATATACCAGAAGAGTATCATGAAATGCTGGCACCAGAATTTTTAAATGAATTGATGGAGCATGGAAGAATATATGGATATAGATTCAGACCAGAGGGAAGAATTTATGGAAAACCTATAGATGAATATACAGGAAGATGTACAGAAGCTAAAGCCATGCAGGTAATGATAGACAATAATTTAGACTTTGAAATAGCACTTTATCCTTATGAATTAGTAACTTATGGAGAAACAGGACAGGTATGTCAAAACTGGATGCAGTACAGGCTTATAAAAAAATATCTTGAAAATCTTACTCAAGATCAGACTTTGGTAGTAGCGTCAGGACACCCTACAGGATTATTCAGATCAAATCCATATGCACCAAGAGCTATTATAACTAATGCGCTTATGGTTGGAGCATTTGATGATTATGATAACTGGGCAAGAGCAGCAGCTATTGGAGTAGCTAACTATGGACAGATGACTGCTGGGGGATGGATGTATATTGGACCTCAAGGAATAGTTCATGGAACTTATTCAACAATACTTAATGCTGCAAGACTTTTCTGTGGAGTGCCTAAAGATGGAGATCTTACAGGAAAACTATTTGTTACTTCTGGACTTGGAGGAATGAGCGGAGCTCAAGGGAAAGCCACTGTAATAGCTAAAGGGGTAGGAATAGTAGCAGAAGTAGATATTTCTAGAATTCATACAAGACTTGAACAAGGGTGGGTAGATAAAATAGCTTGGACTCCAGAAGAAGCATTTAACATAGCAAAGAAAAAACAGGAAGCTAAAGTTCCATATGCAATAGCATTTCATGGAAATATTGTTGATCTTCTTGAGTATGCAGATAAGAATAATGTGCATATAGATCTTCTTTCAGATCAAACATCTTGTCATGCTGTGTATGATGGAGGATACTGTCCAGCAGGAATAACTTTTGAAGAAAGAACAAGATTACTGGCTGAGGACAGAGAAACTTTTAATAAACTTATAGATAAAACATTAAGAAGACACTATGAAGTTATCAAGAAGCTTACATCTAAAGGAGTATATTTCTTTGATTATGGAAACAGTTTCCTTAAAGCTATATATGATATAGGAGTTAAAGAAATTTCTAAGAATGGGAGAGATGATAAAGGTGGATTTATATTCCCTTCATATGTAGAGGATATATTAGGACCAGAATTATTTGACTATGGGTATGGACCATTCAGATGGGTATGTTTGTCTGGTAAAAAAGAAGATTTATTAAAAACTGACCATGCAGCTCTTGAACTTGTAGATCCAGAAAGAAGATACCAAGACAGAGATAATTATATGTGGATAAAAGATGCTGATAAAAATGGACTTGTAGTGGGAACACAGGCAAGAATATTCTATCAAGATGCAATGAGCAGAACAAGAGTAGCTTTAAAATTTAATGAAATGGTAAGAAATGGAGAAATAGGACCAGTTATGCTGGGAAGAGATCATCATGATGTATCAGGAACTGACTCACCATTTAGAGAAACATCAAATATAAAAGATGGAAGTAATATAATGGCAGATATGGCAACTCAATGTTTTGCAGGAAATGCAGCAAGAGGAATGACTATGATAGCTCTTCATAATGGTGGAGGAGTGGGAATAGGAAAATCTATCAATGGAGGATTTGGAATGGTTCTTGATGGGAGTCATAGGGTAGACGAAATACTTATGCAGGCAATGCCTTGGGACGTAATGGGAGGCGTAGCAAGAAGAGCATGGGCTAGAAATCCTCATTCAATAGAAACAGTAATTGAGTATAACAACAATAATAAAGGAACAGATCATATTACACTTCCATATATAGCCAGTGATGAATTAATAAAAAAACTTGTTGCTGAAAAAATAAAATAG
- a CDS encoding Na+/H+ antiporter family protein has product MLLNPVILSVLTMIILCLLKLNVIFSMLIAALIAGITSGIGMPGTMKILISGMGGNSETALSYLLLGTLAVAINSTGVASIISKKIAGIVSGRKQVLLLLIAGLACFSQNLIPVHIAFIPILIPPLLKLMNKLKLDRRAMACSLTFGLKTPYVVLPVGFGLIFHTIVKDQISANGYNIELGEVWRSTWILGLAMVIGLLTAIFITYRKDREYQDLPLKGMEEIDSEKMEKKHWITLIAALTAFGIQLYSGSLPLGALAALGIMIIFKVVKWNELDSVLNDGLLIMGLIAFIMLVAAGYGRVIRETGAIETLVTGVVGICGGNKVIASLAMLTVGLFITMGIGTSFGTVPILATIYVPLTIEMGYSPAAMIVLITAASIIGDAGSPASDSTLGPTSGLNADGQHEHIRNTCMATFLHFCIPLFIAGFIGSLIF; this is encoded by the coding sequence ATGCTGCTTAATCCAGTAATACTTTCCGTTTTAACTATGATAATTCTTTGTTTATTAAAATTAAATGTAATTTTTTCTATGCTCATAGCGGCTTTGATAGCAGGAATAACTTCTGGGATAGGAATGCCTGGAACTATGAAAATTTTGATAAGTGGTATGGGAGGGAACTCTGAAACTGCACTCAGCTATCTCTTGCTTGGAACATTGGCAGTAGCCATAAACAGTACAGGAGTAGCCAGTATAATTTCTAAAAAAATAGCAGGTATAGTAAGTGGAAGAAAACAGGTACTTCTTTTATTAATAGCAGGTTTAGCTTGTTTCTCACAAAATCTTATACCAGTCCACATAGCATTTATTCCTATATTAATTCCACCTTTATTAAAGTTAATGAACAAACTGAAGTTGGACAGAAGGGCAATGGCATGTTCGCTGACATTTGGATTAAAAACTCCATATGTTGTTTTACCAGTAGGATTTGGATTGATATTTCATACAATAGTAAAAGATCAGATATCAGCCAATGGCTATAATATAGAACTTGGAGAAGTCTGGAGATCTACATGGATATTAGGATTAGCTATGGTTATAGGATTACTTACAGCAATATTTATCACTTACAGAAAGGATAGAGAATATCAAGATCTTCCTTTAAAAGGAATGGAAGAAATAGACAGTGAAAAAATGGAAAAAAAACACTGGATAACTTTGATTGCAGCACTAACAGCTTTTGGGATACAACTATATAGTGGTTCTCTTCCATTAGGAGCTTTGGCAGCTCTTGGTATAATGATAATTTTTAAAGTAGTAAAATGGAATGAATTAGATAGTGTTTTAAATGATGGATTGCTCATAATGGGACTGATAGCATTTATCATGCTTGTAGCAGCGGGATATGGGAGAGTAATCAGAGAAACTGGAGCCATAGAAACTCTTGTTACAGGAGTAGTTGGAATATGTGGAGGAAATAAAGTAATTGCTTCTTTAGCAATGCTTACAGTAGGTCTTTTTATTACAATGGGGATTGGGACATCTTTTGGAACTGTACCTATACTTGCTACAATCTATGTTCCTCTTACAATAGAAATGGGATATTCTCCAGCAGCCATGATAGTTTTAATTACAGCAGCTTCCATCATAGGAGATGCAGGATCACCAGCTTCAGATTCAACGTTGGGACCAACATCAGGATTAAATGCAGATGGACAGCATGAACATATAAGAAATACCTGTATGGCAACATTTTTACATTTCTGTATACCATTATTTATAGCAGGATTTATAGGAAGTTTAATATTTTAA
- a CDS encoding TRAP transporter large permease subunit, with protein MGSWSLIDSPSLLGLIPLVLYLFLVFRGYKATTAVAVGLTAGCILTGQSISSISTMIAKATGSFLGIIGLIIMLGSGLGYVMTKSGVAKTIVYWIVNKIGVNSEKKGIVVTMICSLVIVALLGTLAGGNAIIAPIIIPVVAAVGITPSTVGVIFQAMGETGLIWGPFTPPVIGLMAITGLSYGKMMIWAAIPYGIIWIIVTYFVAQRIQKSTKAKGEKYENIEVVEEFTPSAAQKRTTVIFLVSFLLFIIYGIITKQGTNYVILFIILLALILGISSKMKLDAIIGEMAQGMGKMTEMYLLFILLEPFINLIVVSGGFEALSKFLLNIFPNPNSLTVMMMGSLVGGFGVDGAVVAQLKITNDLFIDLVNRIGLPMEMWAIALIAASRITTNVYPTANMVGQMGIARSKNIKAMLISGWCVSMIILVYIFLWSFIGQKIFF; from the coding sequence ATGGGAAGCTGGTCACTTATTGATTCACCATCACTTTTGGGATTAATCCCTCTTGTTCTTTATCTATTTCTTGTTTTCAGAGGTTATAAAGCCACTACTGCTGTTGCTGTTGGATTAACTGCTGGATGTATACTCACTGGTCAGTCTATTTCAAGCATTTCTACTATGATTGCTAAAGCTACTGGTTCTTTCCTTGGAATAATAGGACTTATAATCATGTTAGGAAGTGGACTTGGTTATGTAATGACAAAAAGTGGAGTTGCTAAAACAATTGTTTATTGGATTGTAAACAAAATAGGAGTAAATAGTGAGAAAAAAGGTATAGTTGTTACTATGATCTGTTCTCTTGTAATAGTTGCTTTGCTAGGCACACTAGCAGGTGGTAATGCTATAATTGCTCCAATTATAATACCAGTTGTTGCTGCTGTTGGAATTACTCCAAGTACTGTAGGAGTGATATTTCAGGCAATGGGAGAAACTGGTTTAATTTGGGGACCTTTTACTCCACCTGTTATAGGTCTTATGGCTATTACTGGATTATCATATGGAAAAATGATGATCTGGGCTGCTATTCCTTATGGAATTATTTGGATAATAGTTACATATTTTGTAGCACAAAGAATACAAAAAAGTACTAAAGCAAAAGGAGAAAAATATGAAAATATAGAAGTAGTGGAAGAATTTACTCCTAGCGCTGCTCAAAAACGAACTACTGTTATTTTCCTTGTAAGTTTTCTTTTATTTATAATATATGGAATAATTACTAAACAGGGAACTAATTATGTAATACTTTTTATTATCCTTCTTGCTCTTATTTTAGGTATATCTTCAAAAATGAAATTAGATGCAATAATTGGAGAAATGGCACAGGGAATGGGAAAAATGACAGAAATGTATTTACTATTTATACTTCTTGAACCTTTTATTAATTTGATAGTTGTAAGTGGTGGGTTTGAAGCCCTTTCTAAATTCTTATTGAACATTTTTCCTAATCCTAATTCTTTAACTGTTATGATGATGGGAAGTTTAGTAGGAGGATTTGGAGTAGATGGTGCTGTTGTTGCTCAGCTTAAAATCACAAATGATCTGTTTATAGACCTTGTAAACAGAATAGGATTGCCTATGGAAATGTGGGCTATTGCTCTTATTGCAGCTTCAAGAATAACTACAAATGTTTATCCTACTGCTAACATGGTTGGACAAATGGGAATAGCACGTTCAAAAAATATTAAAGCTATGCTTATTTCAGGCTGGTGTGTTTCTATGATTATTCTTGTATATATTTTCCTTTGGTCTTTTATTGGACAAAAAATTTTCTTTTAA